Proteins encoded in a region of the Fusibacter sp. A1 genome:
- a CDS encoding MerR family DNA-binding transcriptional regulator — MLITDVSKKYAVSTRTLRYYEELGLITCSENCSTIS, encoded by the coding sequence ATGCTAATAACCGATGTATCTAAAAAGTATGCTGTCTCTACTAGAACCTTAAGATATTATGAAGAGCTTGGACTGATCACCTGCTCCGAAAATTGCTCTACCATCAGTTAA
- a CDS encoding FHIPEP family type III secretion protein has translation MNLKAFLSQQLFFRSSDERWTNMIENDSHITIDIGKDLIPIALDDAKCSLFSSIKELRETLLKDYGIDLKKIRVKDNLNDLSPNEFQILNDDKVLIRKQINSENQQLQVDQIITQLKAIVL, from the coding sequence GTGAATCTTAAGGCATTCCTAAGTCAACAGCTATTTTTTAGGTCATCCGATGAAAGGTGGACCAACATGATAGAAAATGATAGTCATATCACCATAGATATCGGCAAAGACTTAATCCCGATAGCCCTAGACGATGCAAAGTGCTCATTATTCAGTTCCATCAAAGAACTTAGAGAAACCCTATTAAAAGACTACGGCATCGATTTGAAAAAAATCAGAGTAAAAGACAATCTAAATGACCTGTCTCCAAACGAATTTCAGATCTTAAACGACGATAAGGTCCTCATAAGAAAGCAAATCAACTCTGAAAATCAACAGCTACAGGTTGATCAGATCATCACACAGTTGAAGGCGATAGTGCTGTAG
- a CDS encoding VOC family protein — protein sequence MRFCWTTLHVKDLDVSLDFYQRIVGLELNRRFKPNEHVELAFLGGGTTELELICDSGEPESPVKGISVGFMVDSTLEDVMATLTENGFNDQSEVYVPNPMMRFFYVKDPDGFKVQFVEDRR from the coding sequence ATGAGATTTTGCTGGACCACGCTACATGTAAAGGATCTTGACGTATCACTCGACTTTTACCAAAGGATTGTGGGACTTGAGTTGAACAGGCGGTTTAAGCCTAATGAGCATGTTGAACTCGCTTTTCTTGGCGGTGGCACGACTGAACTTGAACTGATTTGCGATTCTGGCGAACCTGAATCGCCAGTAAAAGGCATCTCAGTAGGTTTTATGGTGGATAGCACGCTTGAAGATGTGATGGCAACACTAACTGAAAATGGATTCAACGATCAATCAGAAGTATATGTACCAAATCCTATGATGAGGTTTTTTTATGTCAAAGATCCGGACGGATTCAAGGTTCAGTTTGTTGAAGACCGTCGGTAG
- a CDS encoding MATE family efflux transporter has translation MRQNEQLLNEPVGKLLWKYSLPAIIGMMVNALYNVVDRIYIGKLGPLPMTGIGLSMPLMTLLMGFGMLVGIGAGARVSIRLGQNNKELAERILGNAVTLLILIMGSLSVLGLIFKLPLLRIFGASDVTIGFADQYLTVILIGAIFQGLGFGLNSIVRSEGSPKIAMYTVLIGAIVNIILDPILIFGFGMGIQGAAVATVFSQLLTATWVLMHFTSSKSKLKLKLKNLVLDGKTVLSILSIGMSPFSMQVAASVVTILANNALKATGGDLAISAMTVINAIAIFFLMPIFGINQGSQPIIGFNYGAKAFDRVKKTLLLAILAGTALSSFGFLLTQFWTTGLISLFNNDPALVDLASKGMKLFLSMLPVIGFQIISANYFQAVGKAPKAMFLSLLRQVLVLIPLLILLPQFIGLTGVWLAGPTADFTASVVTAIFLFNELRHLEDSHEGIQADKAILKEEAV, from the coding sequence ATGAGACAGAATGAACAACTTTTAAACGAACCCGTCGGTAAACTGCTTTGGAAGTATTCCCTACCGGCGATTATCGGCATGATGGTAAACGCCCTTTACAATGTGGTGGACAGAATCTACATCGGTAAGCTTGGACCGCTACCTATGACAGGCATAGGCTTATCCATGCCTCTAATGACGCTTTTAATGGGCTTTGGGATGCTTGTGGGCATCGGTGCAGGCGCAAGGGTTTCCATAAGGCTGGGGCAAAACAATAAGGAACTGGCTGAAAGAATCTTAGGTAATGCGGTGACGCTACTGATCCTTATCATGGGTTCACTTTCTGTACTAGGTCTGATTTTCAAACTGCCTCTACTAAGAATTTTTGGGGCAAGTGATGTAACCATCGGCTTTGCAGATCAGTATTTGACGGTTATACTTATAGGTGCGATTTTTCAAGGATTGGGATTTGGACTTAATTCAATTGTCAGATCCGAAGGAAGTCCTAAAATTGCCATGTATACGGTCCTTATCGGAGCGATAGTCAATATCATACTGGATCCGATTTTAATTTTTGGATTCGGGATGGGAATACAGGGTGCCGCAGTCGCAACCGTCTTTTCTCAGTTACTGACAGCCACATGGGTTCTGATGCACTTTACATCTTCAAAGAGTAAACTTAAATTAAAACTGAAAAACCTTGTTTTAGATGGAAAAACAGTACTTAGCATTCTTTCCATAGGCATGTCACCATTCTCTATGCAAGTTGCTGCAAGTGTGGTTACCATACTTGCGAACAATGCACTTAAGGCCACAGGCGGGGATTTAGCGATTAGTGCGATGACTGTGATTAACGCAATTGCGATTTTCTTTTTAATGCCTATCTTCGGTATCAACCAAGGTTCACAACCGATCATCGGTTTTAACTACGGTGCAAAGGCGTTTGATAGGGTTAAAAAAACCCTTTTACTTGCGATACTTGCCGGTACGGCACTCTCATCATTCGGTTTTCTTTTAACACAGTTTTGGACCACAGGGCTAATCAGTCTTTTCAATAATGATCCTGCACTTGTGGATCTGGCGTCAAAAGGGATGAAGCTGTTTTTATCTATGCTTCCTGTCATCGGGTTTCAGATTATCAGTGCAAACTATTTTCAGGCGGTGGGGAAAGCTCCCAAGGCTATGTTCTTAAGCTTATTAAGACAAGTGCTTGTGCTGATTCCGCTCTTGATCTTACTACCGCAGTTCATCGGTCTTACAGGAGTCTGGCTTGCTGGTCCGACTGCTGATTTTACAGCATCTGTAGTGACTGCGATATTCTTATTCAACGAACTAAGGCATTTGGAAGACTCACACGAAGGTATACAAGCCGACAAGGCGATTTTGAAGGAGGAAGCAGTATGA
- a CDS encoding MarR family winged helix-turn-helix transcriptional regulator, producing MSNFPIGRHISLLYRAQQAFFAERTKTSEIGGGQLAFIFTLHLNPGSSQEDVSRRLELDKTTVTRAAMKLEKSGIIERKRDESDSRMLRLYLTQRGMELHAELKNVASDWHNTLTKGMSEHDLNELTRLINLMSENARVYKNVGCDEKDNKVNDETE from the coding sequence ATGAGTAACTTTCCAATAGGTAGACATATTTCATTATTATATCGAGCGCAACAAGCCTTCTTTGCCGAACGTACAAAAACTTCAGAAATAGGTGGAGGACAGCTGGCCTTCATTTTTACTCTCCATCTGAATCCTGGAAGTTCTCAGGAAGATGTTTCAAGACGACTTGAACTTGACAAGACAACAGTGACCAGGGCGGCGATGAAACTTGAAAAGAGCGGAATTATAGAAAGAAAAAGAGACGAATCGGATAGTAGGATGTTGAGGCTTTATTTGACTCAAAGAGGCATGGAACTTCATGCTGAGCTAAAAAATGTGGCTAGTGACTGGCACAATACATTAACTAAAGGAATGTCAGAGCATGATTTGAATGAACTGACTAGACTAATCAACTTGATGAGTGAGAATGCCCGCGTGTATAAAAATGTAGGCTGTGATGAAAAGGACAACAAGGTGAATGATGAGACAGAATGA
- a CDS encoding class I SAM-dependent methyltransferase — translation MSIEREVVSMFKVSRSKFRYTQAPVDRLDYTNRRNEIYTRYAKAYDGFMACFPLWKKWLRSVLPYLKGEKLLEVSFGPGYLLSLYPPEFMIHALDYNQTMVDRAIAKMRKLNRPVNFVKGNVEQMPYPDESFDTVVCTMAFSGYADGDIAMTELLRVLKKDGILLLMDYDYPLDDNLFGYLFVKLIERSGDIIKDIGAILDNRGCTYERKIVGAFGSIQLFVIRKEIN, via the coding sequence ATGAGTATCGAAAGGGAAGTGGTCAGTATGTTTAAGGTTTCTAGAAGCAAATTCAGGTATACGCAAGCACCTGTAGACCGACTTGATTATACCAACAGAAGAAATGAGATTTATACCCGTTATGCAAAAGCTTATGACGGATTCATGGCTTGTTTTCCACTGTGGAAAAAGTGGTTGCGGTCAGTTCTTCCTTATCTTAAAGGCGAGAAGCTACTTGAAGTTTCCTTTGGACCAGGCTATCTTTTGTCACTATACCCACCTGAGTTTATGATTCATGCGCTTGACTATAACCAGACCATGGTGGATAGGGCAATTGCCAAAATGAGAAAACTCAATAGACCAGTCAACTTTGTTAAGGGTAACGTGGAGCAAATGCCATATCCTGATGAGTCTTTTGACACAGTGGTCTGTACGATGGCTTTCTCCGGATATGCAGACGGCGATATTGCAATGACAGAACTACTTCGTGTGTTAAAAAAAGATGGCATTTTACTCTTGATGGACTATGACTATCCCTTAGATGACAATTTATTTGGTTACCTTTTTGTAAAGCTCATCGAGCGGAGCGGAGACATCATTAAGGATATAGGAGCTATCCTAGATAACCGCGGTTGCACTTACGAGCGGAAAATTGTAGGCGCATTTGGTAGTATTCAGTTATTTGTCATTAGAAAAGAGATTAATTAG
- a CDS encoding 4Fe-4S binding protein, producing MAHLTGRTGYKELIDRYNRFPQGAPEAEVLYEILKVMFTHEEASLVSLLPIKPFSVKNAAKIWKMTEEETFKILEGLAEKALLLDMNDTKEQKYVVPPPMIGFFEFALMRTGGHFDQKLLSELFHQYLETEEDFMRKLLSLKTPIGRILVNENTVKPSDEVYVLDYERATKIIENAESVGVSRCYCRHKAEHLGENCDAPQEVCLSINGLSHSLSKHGYSKLISKEKAFEILKVSYDNNLIQFAENVKEGVGFICNCCSCCCMALKGAKKMGIPQAISSSNFIAAMNDKCVSCKKCIAVCPVGCFTKNDDGKVSFDDELCLGCGVCQRVCKLDAIEMKPREIRIFTPVNTVHKLVLEAIETDTLHNLIFDNQAMTSHKFMAAFTGAFLKLPPVKQLLVSEKFQSKYLLRLIEKVDV from the coding sequence ATGGCTCACTTAACAGGCAGAACAGGTTACAAAGAACTGATCGACAGATATAATAGATTTCCTCAAGGGGCACCAGAAGCGGAGGTCTTATATGAGATACTTAAGGTCATGTTTACCCATGAGGAGGCTTCTTTAGTCTCTTTGCTTCCAATAAAACCATTCAGTGTGAAGAATGCGGCAAAGATTTGGAAGATGACTGAAGAGGAGACATTCAAAATTCTAGAAGGGCTTGCTGAAAAAGCGCTTTTACTGGATATGAATGACACCAAAGAGCAAAAATACGTAGTACCACCACCGATGATCGGTTTTTTCGAGTTCGCTCTGATGAGAACCGGCGGTCATTTTGATCAGAAGCTTTTAAGTGAACTGTTTCATCAGTATTTGGAGACAGAAGAGGATTTTATGAGAAAGCTATTGTCGTTAAAAACGCCGATAGGAAGAATCCTTGTGAATGAGAACACGGTTAAGCCATCAGATGAAGTGTATGTACTCGACTACGAGAGAGCCACAAAAATTATTGAAAACGCAGAAAGTGTTGGCGTAAGCAGATGCTACTGCAGGCACAAGGCAGAACATTTAGGTGAGAACTGCGACGCGCCACAAGAAGTATGTTTATCTATCAACGGGTTATCGCATTCACTGTCAAAACACGGCTATTCCAAGTTGATTTCTAAAGAAAAAGCATTTGAGATCTTAAAAGTGTCCTACGACAATAATCTGATACAGTTTGCAGAAAATGTAAAAGAAGGAGTCGGATTCATCTGTAACTGCTGCTCTTGCTGCTGTATGGCTTTAAAGGGCGCAAAAAAGATGGGAATACCCCAGGCGATCAGCTCATCAAATTTTATTGCTGCGATGAATGACAAATGCGTCAGCTGTAAAAAGTGTATTGCGGTCTGTCCGGTAGGGTGCTTTACTAAAAACGACGATGGAAAAGTCAGTTTTGATGATGAACTCTGTCTAGGTTGTGGTGTATGCCAAAGGGTATGTAAACTTGATGCGATTGAGATGAAACCGAGAGAAATTAGAATCTTTACGCCTGTCAACACAGTTCATAAGTTGGTACTTGAAGCAATCGAGACCGATACCCTACACAATTTGATTTTTGATAACCAGGCGATGACCAGCCACAAGTTTATGGCTGCTTTTACAGGTGCGTTTTTAAAGTTGCCACCGGTAAAGCAACTGCTTGTGAGTGAGAAATTCCAGTCGAAATACCTGTTAAGGTTGATTGAAAAAGTGGATGTCTAA
- a CDS encoding VOC family protein — MEFVGISIITNNVPLLVDFYCKILNTRSEGDDYHAEIKTTGASLTIFCVEGMEEMAPGSMHGAGSGNFTVGVKVDQVDEAYERIKGMDIEILKLPQSYPWGTRSFWFRDPDGNIVNFFGASI, encoded by the coding sequence ATGGAATTTGTAGGTATAAGCATAATCACAAATAACGTACCCTTGTTAGTGGATTTTTACTGTAAGATATTAAACACAAGATCTGAGGGGGATGATTATCACGCAGAAATCAAGACGACCGGCGCATCCCTTACTATATTTTGTGTTGAAGGAATGGAAGAAATGGCTCCCGGTTCGATGCATGGTGCGGGATCAGGGAACTTTACTGTAGGAGTAAAAGTAGATCAGGTAGATGAAGCATATGAAAGGATTAAAGGGATGGATATTGAAATACTGAAACTACCACAATCTTACCCATGGGGAACCAGATCGTTTTGGTTTAGGGATCCTGACGGAAATATCGTAAATTTTTTTGGTGCGAGCATATGA